One genomic segment of Paenibacillus xylanexedens includes these proteins:
- a CDS encoding FusB/FusC family EF-G-binding protein, whose amino-acid sequence MQTPFIQNHQFNYIQKQADFLLKTLRSVVDPKVLETVRYTVGTNAVSIFDELTPEQKQLLEQLSTYETTHELQTYLNGLESYLIPYPQVSAKQILKLFPKAKKLKVPDLESIDYARTTYLRWTDIATSRLFIVYPYEGRFLGIEGRITPTNKKGYCMFCHRHQELGFFNVKTKAHSPDNFSSIAQYVCMDNTACNHSITDITMLEKFLLSTVK is encoded by the coding sequence ATGCAAACACCATTTATTCAGAATCATCAATTCAATTATATTCAAAAACAAGCTGATTTCCTGCTCAAAACGCTACGCTCGGTTGTGGATCCAAAAGTATTGGAAACCGTCCGTTATACAGTCGGCACAAATGCGGTGAGCATCTTCGATGAACTCACTCCGGAGCAGAAGCAACTGTTGGAGCAGTTATCCACGTATGAGACGACACATGAATTGCAGACGTATCTGAACGGGCTGGAATCATATCTGATTCCATATCCGCAAGTATCAGCGAAGCAGATTCTGAAGCTTTTTCCTAAAGCGAAGAAGCTTAAAGTGCCCGATCTCGAATCCATCGATTACGCACGTACTACCTATCTGAGATGGACTGACATTGCGACGAGCCGTTTGTTCATCGTGTACCCGTATGAAGGCAGATTCCTCGGTATCGAGGGACGGATTACACCCACGAACAAAAAAGGGTACTGCATGTTCTGTCATCGTCATCAGGAGCTCGGATTCTTCAATGTGAAGACCAAGGCTCATTCGCCAGATAACTTTTCTTCCATTGCCCAGTACGTATGCATGGATAACACAGCTTGCAACCATAGCATCACTGATATCACTATGCTGGAGAAGTTTCTTCTCTCGACAGTAAAATAA
- a CDS encoding retropepsin-like aspartic protease codes for MKIEYREGLLFTELTILFNGNRKRINNIVIDTGASHTLISQDEVDDIGILVGVEDEIITSYGIGGKEHAFSKRVEGIQVGDFVLRDIPIDFTSFKYHNINGLLGLDILIEGKFNVDLENFKLYHL; via the coding sequence ATGAAAATTGAATATAGAGAGGGACTGTTATTCACTGAACTAACAATCCTTTTTAACGGAAATAGAAAAAGGATCAATAACATAGTTATTGATACGGGAGCAAGTCATACCTTGATTTCACAGGATGAAGTAGACGATATTGGCATTCTAGTTGGGGTAGAGGATGAGATTATAACAAGTTACGGAATTGGCGGTAAGGAACATGCTTTTAGTAAGCGTGTCGAGGGAATACAGGTGGGAGATTTTGTTTTAAGGGATATTCCAATAGATTTCACTTCATTTAAATATCATAATATTAACGGTTTATTAGGACTGGACATACTTATAGAAGGCAAATTCAATGTAGATCTAGAAAACTTTAAACTATATCATCTATAA
- a CDS encoding sensor histidine kinase, with the protein MHIWKRFMFFQGKTRSRFSLFAKINLLIVVLFIPILIMYTYSNNVTYDVVSKELQISNTKQLTFLSSQIDSRINQMMDFSLILSRDPNVRAFNGLNMWDDRYDRMQTRYVIQEKMMLQTGVTDIWPTRYAVHSQQNKDVIANYNRTTGYDEAYLKKNMSGQWTYGDQGAESKDKLQSFYWFYTDSLAQPGMLTGSNLVIEASFSYENIQNMLDTYKAGGQGDPFLYHKGNSPILNRSADKQLSAELIQYLDTHSPEDTTQDVVKLNGKKYLVSSVKSTYLDWHLVDVIPLYQILKPISLSQNLFYTCMILLLVVGISASILLYRNVQYPIKKLIKGLRRVEQGDYSVRLHSKNQNEFSFLFRRFNDMSHQIQDLIENVFHEKIRAREATLKQLQAQINPHFLYNCLGYIINMAQMKDEQAVVSMAHNLSAYYRYTTRMEKETSSLQEEIKLLINYLDIQKLRNGRIEYHIDIPEDMLSQSVPRLMLQPMVENSVIHGVAKSYSSGEIRITGERLNGFGRIYIDDDGPGLSPEQYEALNLKMQEPLQEEMGCGLWNTHQRITHLFGSHSYLLFGPSPLGGFRTEIIWEIPKEDTDSDKGNTDTNLS; encoded by the coding sequence ATGCATATATGGAAGCGCTTCATGTTTTTTCAAGGTAAGACCCGATCCCGATTCAGTCTGTTTGCCAAAATAAACTTATTAATTGTGGTCTTGTTCATCCCCATTCTAATCATGTACACCTACTCGAATAACGTCACCTATGATGTCGTCAGCAAAGAACTGCAGATATCCAATACGAAACAACTTACGTTTTTGTCCAGTCAGATCGACTCCCGCATCAACCAGATGATGGATTTCAGCCTGATTCTCTCCCGAGATCCCAATGTCAGAGCATTCAACGGCCTCAATATGTGGGATGATCGGTATGACCGGATGCAGACCCGTTATGTGATACAAGAGAAGATGATGCTGCAAACCGGCGTTACGGATATATGGCCTACTCGATATGCAGTGCATTCACAGCAGAATAAGGATGTCATCGCCAACTACAATCGAACCACAGGATATGATGAAGCGTATTTGAAAAAAAATATGAGCGGACAATGGACCTATGGGGATCAGGGTGCGGAATCAAAAGACAAGCTGCAATCCTTCTATTGGTTCTATACCGATTCCTTGGCACAGCCGGGGATGCTCACGGGAAGTAATCTGGTGATTGAAGCCAGCTTCAGTTACGAGAACATTCAAAATATGCTGGATACGTATAAAGCGGGCGGACAAGGCGATCCTTTCTTGTATCACAAAGGAAATTCACCCATTCTCAATCGCAGCGCGGACAAGCAATTATCCGCAGAACTCATTCAGTATCTGGATACACACTCTCCAGAAGATACCACCCAAGATGTCGTGAAGCTGAACGGGAAAAAATATCTGGTTAGCTCGGTGAAGTCCACTTATCTGGATTGGCATCTGGTGGACGTGATCCCGCTGTATCAGATTTTGAAACCCATCTCGCTGAGTCAGAATCTGTTCTACACCTGTATGATTTTGCTGCTGGTGGTGGGCATCTCTGCGTCTATCCTGCTGTACCGGAATGTGCAATATCCGATCAAAAAGCTGATCAAAGGCTTACGCCGCGTAGAGCAAGGGGATTATTCTGTCAGACTGCATAGCAAAAACCAGAATGAGTTCTCATTCCTGTTCCGCCGATTCAACGATATGTCCCATCAGATTCAAGATCTGATCGAGAATGTATTCCATGAGAAAATTAGAGCCAGGGAAGCTACGCTTAAGCAATTACAAGCGCAGATCAATCCGCATTTCCTATATAATTGTCTAGGTTATATCATCAACATGGCCCAGATGAAGGACGAGCAAGCCGTGGTCTCCATGGCGCATAATCTTAGTGCCTACTACCGCTATACCACCCGTATGGAAAAAGAGACATCTTCGCTTCAGGAAGAGATCAAGCTGCTGATCAACTATCTGGATATCCAGAAGCTGCGCAATGGTCGAATTGAGTATCATATCGATATTCCTGAGGACATGCTCTCCCAGTCGGTACCTCGATTAATGCTTCAGCCGATGGTCGAGAATTCCGTGATACACGGCGTGGCGAAGTCCTATTCTTCCGGGGAGATTCGAATTACCGGGGAGCGCTTGAATGGTTTTGGCAGGATATACATCGACGACGATGGACCAGGCTTAAGCCCGGAACAGTACGAGGCATTGAACCTGAAGATGCAGGAACCTTTACAGGAAGAAATGGGCTGCGGCCTTTGGAATACGCACCAACGAATCACGCACCTGTTCGGCAGTCATTCCTACCTCCTATTCGGCCCATCCCCACTAGGCGGATTCCGAACCGAAATCATCTGGGAGATACCAAAAGAGGACACAGATTCCGATAAAGGTAATACCGATACGAATTTAAGTTAA
- a CDS encoding response regulator transcription factor: MQMMIVDDEAHWVDNLSMTKPWHTLGIEHVHKAYSAHEALQMIDTHPIDIVISDIQMPEMTGIELIERIRIRDKKIKCILLSGYSEFDYAKKAIQFEAVDYLLKPPTDDELMGAVQKAIDQLNNEWELVSSLTRTQFTLRENLPHLRGRLLLGALQGQRIAAAEWDRKLANYALPFHTGDAALMLVRLEEEFGHYDSNDQTLIEYAIINMAEEIMGEFMEVWGVKEEHGYLVFLLQLKERKGDIGKETMLEKLSIQLQSKVKQFLKGSLSIVITEWFTFPDQLYDRFRQASAYFRQIVGDEREFVMRVSDVETPAAQGPLDVLYTPPTFISLLESGQWDAAEEKIRAVCAELDEKWSESWEHCMEAGFLITASFTNIAHRNKLTLTTLMGNDVEDLQSGEVFATISKLRKWSLSVLGKLKEGTSNEIKDIRSEYVKKIQDFTDKNLHLDVSLRVLADHVNLHPTHLSKIYKIETGEGISDYISRLRMDRACHKLVTTTKKVYEISMEIGYMDPAYFIKVFKRQFGVTPQEYRDQHK, translated from the coding sequence ATGCAAATGATGATCGTAGACGATGAAGCACACTGGGTCGATAACCTGTCCATGACCAAGCCCTGGCATACGCTGGGCATCGAACATGTGCATAAAGCATACTCGGCACACGAAGCACTACAAATGATCGACACCCACCCCATCGATATCGTGATCTCGGACATCCAGATGCCTGAAATGACGGGCATTGAACTAATTGAACGCATCCGCATCCGGGACAAAAAAATAAAATGTATTCTGTTATCCGGGTATTCCGAATTTGATTACGCCAAAAAAGCCATTCAGTTCGAGGCCGTGGACTATCTGCTCAAGCCCCCAACTGACGATGAATTAATGGGGGCCGTTCAGAAGGCCATCGATCAATTGAACAACGAATGGGAACTGGTCAGTTCACTGACACGAACGCAGTTTACGTTGCGAGAGAATCTCCCCCATTTGCGGGGACGACTGCTCCTAGGGGCTTTGCAGGGACAACGAATCGCCGCTGCGGAATGGGATCGGAAGCTAGCCAATTACGCTCTGCCCTTTCATACCGGGGATGCCGCATTAATGTTGGTTCGTTTGGAAGAAGAATTCGGACACTATGACAGCAATGATCAGACCCTGATCGAATATGCGATCATCAATATGGCGGAAGAGATTATGGGTGAGTTTATGGAAGTGTGGGGCGTGAAGGAGGAGCACGGATATCTGGTGTTTTTACTTCAGTTGAAAGAACGGAAAGGCGATATTGGCAAAGAAACCATGCTGGAGAAGCTGTCCATTCAGCTTCAATCCAAAGTAAAACAATTTCTGAAAGGCTCCCTCTCCATCGTTATCACTGAGTGGTTCACCTTTCCGGATCAGCTCTACGATCGCTTCCGTCAGGCTTCCGCCTATTTCCGGCAGATCGTTGGCGATGAACGCGAATTTGTCATGCGTGTCAGCGATGTCGAGACACCTGCGGCACAAGGTCCCTTGGACGTGCTGTACACCCCGCCTACCTTTATTAGTTTACTAGAAAGCGGACAGTGGGATGCAGCGGAAGAGAAAATACGCGCGGTCTGCGCTGAACTGGATGAGAAATGGTCGGAATCATGGGAGCACTGTATGGAGGCAGGTTTTCTTATTACGGCTTCATTCACCAATATTGCCCACCGGAACAAGCTGACTCTGACCACTTTAATGGGAAACGATGTCGAGGATTTGCAAAGTGGGGAAGTTTTCGCTACCATCAGCAAACTTCGGAAATGGTCGCTCAGTGTGCTTGGCAAACTCAAGGAAGGCACGTCCAACGAGATCAAGGACATCCGTTCCGAGTATGTGAAGAAGATTCAGGATTTTACAGATAAGAACCTGCATCTGGATGTGTCTTTGCGTGTGCTCGCTGACCATGTCAATCTGCACCCGACCCATTTGTCCAAAATCTATAAGATCGAAACGGGCGAAGGCATCAGTGATTATATCTCGCGCCTACGTATGGATCGGGCCTGTCACAAGCTGGTCACGACCACCAAAAAAGTGTACGAAATCAGCATGGAGATTGGCTATATGGACCCGGCTTATTTTATCAAAGTGTTCAAACGCCAATTCGGCGTTACGCCTCAGGAATACCGAGACCAGCATAAATAA
- a CDS encoding ABC transporter permease, translating into MVLPAAIMVFIFSYIPMSGILMAFQDYKPALGFFNSEWVGLKHFRYMWENDYFLQITWNTLFFACTKIVMNLIIPFIFALLLNEVRKMALKRTIQTLVYLPHFLSWVTLSGILIDILAQTGIVNQFLVSVFGIKPIFFLGDGSWFRFTIIASDVWKEFGFNTIIFLAALSGINPALYEAAEVDGAGRWKQTMYITIPALIPIGIVIATLALGNVLNANFDQIFNLYSPLIYQQGDIIDTFVYREGLLSGQFSFATAVNLFKSVISLILIVISYRLAYRFAGYRIF; encoded by the coding sequence ATGGTGTTGCCGGCGGCCATTATGGTCTTTATATTTTCATACATTCCGATGTCCGGGATTTTGATGGCATTTCAGGATTATAAACCTGCACTTGGATTTTTCAATTCCGAATGGGTAGGACTGAAGCACTTTAGGTACATGTGGGAAAATGATTATTTCCTGCAAATTACGTGGAACACGCTATTTTTTGCCTGTACGAAGATCGTCATGAATCTGATCATTCCGTTTATCTTTGCCTTATTGCTCAACGAGGTACGGAAGATGGCACTGAAGAGAACGATTCAAACACTCGTGTATCTTCCTCACTTTCTGTCTTGGGTTACGTTGTCAGGCATCCTGATCGACATTTTGGCCCAGACGGGTATTGTCAATCAGTTCTTGGTTTCCGTATTTGGTATCAAGCCGATCTTCTTCCTGGGGGATGGCAGCTGGTTCCGATTCACGATTATTGCGAGTGATGTCTGGAAAGAGTTTGGTTTCAACACAATTATCTTCCTCGCGGCACTGTCCGGCATTAACCCTGCACTTTATGAAGCAGCTGAAGTGGATGGAGCAGGACGCTGGAAGCAAACGATGTATATTACCATCCCGGCACTGATTCCCATTGGGATCGTAATCGCAACGCTGGCACTGGGTAATGTGCTTAACGCCAACTTTGACCAGATATTTAACTTATATAGTCCGTTGATTTACCAACAAGGTGATATTATCGATACGTTTGTGTATAGAGAAGGTCTGTTAAGTGGACAGTTCAGTTTCGCTACCGCCGTGAATCTGTTCAAATCGGTCATTAGCCTGATCCTGATTGTGATCTCGTACCGACTGGCTTACCGATTCGCCGGATACCGAATTTTCTAG
- a CDS encoding carbohydrate ABC transporter permease — MYHKTMPYRIFSIFNNVLLTLLSLLCLLPLYHLLMVSLSASAPANAGLVTFWPIGFTLEAYAKTFANTNFLSSLWVSVERTVLGTGLALIVNTLAAYALSKETRVFRARNIYLWYFVITMLFSGGLIPGYILILKLGLMNTLLALILPGLVAVFNIILLLNFFRTVPKDLEEAAFIDGAGHFKTFIKIYLPVSVPVIATVSLFMMVGHWNAYFDGIIYIRDAEKLPLATFMQTIIVQADMSKLDPEAVKNLSQRTIRASQIFISALPILLVYPFLQRYFVTGIVVGAVKE; from the coding sequence ATGTATCATAAAACGATGCCTTACCGCATATTCAGCATATTCAACAATGTGTTACTGACCCTGCTTTCCCTGCTCTGCTTGCTGCCTTTGTATCACTTACTTATGGTATCTCTTAGCGCATCTGCACCTGCGAATGCTGGTCTCGTCACGTTCTGGCCGATCGGGTTTACACTGGAGGCGTATGCGAAGACATTTGCCAATACCAACTTCCTCTCCTCCTTGTGGGTATCTGTGGAGCGGACGGTACTCGGTACAGGACTTGCGTTAATTGTTAATACGCTTGCAGCCTATGCACTCTCCAAAGAGACGCGGGTGTTCCGCGCACGTAACATCTATCTGTGGTATTTTGTCATCACGATGCTGTTCAGCGGTGGCCTCATTCCGGGGTATATCCTGATTCTGAAGCTGGGACTGATGAACACATTGCTGGCCTTGATCCTGCCGGGATTGGTTGCGGTGTTTAACATCATTCTGTTGCTGAATTTCTTCCGTACCGTTCCGAAGGATCTGGAAGAAGCGGCATTTATCGATGGCGCAGGGCACTTTAAAACGTTTATCAAAATCTATCTGCCTGTCTCGGTCCCCGTTATTGCAACGGTTTCCCTCTTCATGATGGTTGGGCATTGGAACGCGTACTTTGACGGGATTATCTACATCCGTGATGCGGAAAAACTTCCACTCGCGACATTCATGCAGACGATCATCGTGCAGGCCGATATGTCGAAGCTTGATCCAGAAGCGGTGAAGAACCTGTCCCAACGGACCATTCGGGCTTCGCAGATCTTTATCAGCGCACTGCCGATCCTGCTTGTGTATCCATTCCTGCAAAGGTACTTTGTAACGGGGATCGTAGTTGGTGCTGTGAAGGAGTAG
- a CDS encoding NAD(P)H oxidoreductase, whose protein sequence is MNVLVVVSHPRKDSLTFQVAQRFAQGLTDAGHGYEILDLHGIGFDPILREMDEPDYTQENQVFSPEVETEMKRLKKHDAVAFVFPLWWWHLPAMLKGYVDRVMNNGFAYGANKLPHQQILWIALSGVTEEQVQKRNYGQSIANLLNVGIADYCGVSQSRVEFLYETLESKPEHYEVLLNHAHHLGLNYANDIPTP, encoded by the coding sequence ATGAACGTACTCGTTGTAGTGTCCCACCCCAGAAAAGACTCCTTGACCTTTCAGGTAGCTCAACGTTTTGCACAGGGTCTTACCGATGCTGGTCACGGTTATGAGATATTGGATTTGCATGGGATTGGCTTCGACCCAATTCTCCGAGAGATGGATGAACCAGACTATACCCAAGAAAATCAGGTATTCTCGCCTGAGGTTGAAACCGAAATGAAGCGATTGAAGAAACACGATGCTGTGGCTTTTGTGTTTCCTCTCTGGTGGTGGCATCTGCCAGCCATGTTGAAAGGTTATGTAGATCGTGTCATGAACAACGGATTTGCCTATGGCGCGAACAAGCTCCCTCATCAGCAGATATTGTGGATCGCTCTTTCGGGTGTGACGGAAGAACAGGTGCAGAAGCGCAACTATGGTCAATCGATCGCCAACCTGCTCAATGTGGGGATTGCCGATTACTGCGGCGTGTCCCAATCGAGGGTTGAGTTTTTATATGAAACATTGGAATCCAAGCCTGAGCACTATGAAGTACTGCTGAACCATGCACATCACTTGGGACTGAACTATGCCAACGATATTCCGACTCCATGA